The Pseudanabaena sp. ABRG5-3 genome includes the window ACTTGCATCCTGCATCTTTGCACCTGTGAGAATCGCCTTACTAAAATCCACATTGTCTAGTTTGGCTCCTCTAAAGTCGGCATTGGTAAAGTCCTTACCACTTGCATCCTTGAAGATTCCCCAGCGTAAACCAATATCGAAAATTGGTCGATTGAGAAAAACATAGAGTAGGAACACACTACCGATCGCACCTAAGCCAATCACAGGGATTTTGAGATAATCTTGCCATAGTGATTCCAAGCTGACACTAGGCATGGTCATTTTGGTCTGTTTCTTAGGTGTAGCTGGCTCTGGTTGTGCTTGTGACTCATAGCCATAGGCATCATAGCTATCGTCAGTAAATCGATTGAAATCAATCTGATCGGGTGTAGCCGCCATCCGAGCTTGAGTCGAATCAAACCCTGCTATTGTCTTACGGCGATCGCGTGGTATTTCTCTAGTCTCACTGATACCACTTATTTCAGAACGTGGTGATGCAGCAAGTGGTGCAGTTCTAATCCGAGAAGGAAGCTCACTACTACTGATAGAGGTAATACTATCCGAGAGATCCCCACTATCTAGTAAACCTGACCAATCAGTATTATCGTCATGAATTTCTAAACCTAAATCATTAAAATCAGGCAAACCAGTGTCTCTCCGCTTAGGATTGCTAGAAGCATTTCTATCTCTACCTTGTGATGCTCGTCCTGCACTAGCTCCGACATTGCCTCCAACCTTGGGTGGCAGCGTACCGCTAGGATCTGAGTAAGGCGATCCTGTTGGTGATTTCAATACACCAGATAGAACTGTATCGGCATCTAATAACTCTGACCAACCTTCATCAATCGGATTAATTGGCTTACGACTTTTGTTGAGATTTGGTTGACTATGAAAGTTATCAAAATCATCATCTCTCATTTGGTTACTGGGTCTATTGCGAGACGGTGGCTGATGACCAAGACTTGAACTAGAAGATGATGAAGATGAAGCTTTCGGTTGAGTATGACTACGTTTTGGTGGTAGTGGGGGTAAAAAAGGTGGTGGTGGTGGTGGAGAAGTGGGGGGATTGCCGACAGATGGGAAAGTAATATCTTGGTTAATAGATGGAGCTATGGGTGAGGCTGGAGCGCTAGGAGGTGCTGGTGGCGTTAGCCCAGTAGAGATAGCAGCAGGTGAAACAGAATCAAAATCACTACCAGTAAGCTGTGTATCCATACTGTCTAGATCAAAATCATCTAGAAAATCGTGATCGATAGTGGACATGTCAAAAGAAGTAGGTGGTGATGATTGTAAGGGTGTATTTGCAAAACTTTCTCCTTGAGGAACAGGATTATCAAAAGCATCTGAGTCCGTATAACCATTCAGTAAGTCATTAGCTAAGGCTTCTTCACGTAAATCTACTTCCAAGTCATAGTCATCATTGAGCAAGCCATCCGTTAAGGAATCTGGCAAGGGATTACTTGCTGGATTGTTAGGAGGAATGAAGTTGACAGGAGTAATTGAAGGCGGCGGCGTTACTCCTAAACTAGACGAATCTACAGGGGGCGGAACTGCTCCTCGACTTGGAGTCAAAGTCGTAGAAACATAATCATTCGGAATAGGTGGGCTTTCTGAGAATCCACTTTCATCAAAAGATGCAAGATCGAAATCATCATCGATCATACTATCTAGGTCTGCAAAATATGCTGCATCTTCAGGGTTGTTCAAGTTCTGTGGGGGAGCAATTTGAACAGGTTCTACAGGCTTCACCACATAGTTAGCAAAGTCTCCATCAAAATCTGAATCAGTAATTTGTCCACTAAAAGCTTCACTAAAACTTTCCCATTCCGATGCTTGATCTATTAGGTTTTCAGGTGGTTGAAAATTTGTAGTACTTAGGTTTTGCGGTTGATAACTATCAGGATTGCTCAATTCAGCATCATCGGTATTTTCAATCAAATTATTCGGGCTTATGTTATATGTACCGTTTGCGATCGCAAAATCGTCTTCATCAAGATTGTCGCTAAAGTCAAAGTTTTGATTAGTTGGTTCTGCTATCAGACCTTCAGCCAGATCACTTTCATAGGAATCTAGTAGATCAACGTTGTGGTCGATATTATGGTCAATTCCTACTGATTCTAGTTCCGCATTCCAGCCCAGCTCGTTATAGACCTCGTCCTCGGTACGAAGCTCGGTTAATGCTTCTTCAACATATACCTCATCCTCGGTACGAAGCTCAGTGAGTAGTTCTTCATTCCACTCTTCATGCGAATTAGCATTTTCAACTTCTAGCTCAGAGTGCCAAACTGTATCTTGATTGACAGCAATATCAGGATCAATAGTTGGTGTTTCCAGATCTACATTCCATTGCAAATCATTAGCAATCTCCGAATCTAGGTCTGCATCAGGACTACTAACCTCTACCTCTGGCGCTAAGTCCCAATTTGAGTTGTTTTCAGTTTCTGCATCGATTACAGCTTCTAGCTCTGCACTCCAATCTGCATCATTATCACTAGGTAAATCAAAACCTACATTTTCTTCTAAACCAATATCTAACCCAGACTGGTCTGTTGGCGGCGCGATCGCAACATCATCGAATGTACCAAAGGCATTATCGATAGAAGTAGACGAGACTTCCTCTACGACAATACTGGCAGCACTATCCCAAATAGAATCATCTATATTATTCTCAGTATCTGTAGTGAGAGGTTGCCAATCGCTAGCAAACACGTCCTCATTATTGTCATTAACAGGTTCAGCATCAAGGTTAGTGACATTTGCCTCTCCCCAGAAACTTTCGTCTTCCACCGTATTCACCTCTGATGCGGCGATGGGCTGAAAGTCGCCAAATCCATTGTCTAAAGAAGCGCCTAAATCCTCGTCAAATCCATCCTCTAGAGAAGTACCTAAATCCTCGCCGAATCCATCCTCTAGAGAAATACCTAAATCTTCTACTAGGTCATTAATTGCCTCGACTTCTTTATGTACAGATATATCTTGAGGTTCTTCAAGGATATCTTGAAATTGATCGTCAGCAAAAGATTCAATCGCAACTTCTTCAACACTTTCTGCAAGGAAATCTTCAACTAATAGTTCGTCAGAAATTTCTAAATCATTAGCCAATGGCTCTTCTTGGATATCTTCATTAGATATAAATTCAGATAGTTGATCAGAGCTTAGATCTACATTCTCGTCATAGTTTAAATCTAGACTTTGATCATTGCTGACAAAACCTGTGATTTGAGTTGGTACTTCAAAGGAGTCTTCAATCATCCCTAAGTTAGGAGGGGGACTAAATTGCCTATCGTTATTTTCTGTTACCTCTAAAATCTCATCCCAGTTATTATTTACTGAGTTATCTGCCTCAAGACTATCATCGAGAAATTCAGACAAACCAAGGATCTTACCCTCTGTAATATCTAGTTCATCCTGTAGCTCATTACTAGTTAGGCTTTCTGAAGTTCCAAATCCTAAATCATCTAAAGAATCTAGTTCTGAGAAATCAGAGTCCCCTGTAAATTCCAATCCATCTAGCCCTAGATCGTCATCAAGGAGACTATCTAAACCATCTAAACCATCTAGATCCATGGCTTGAGGCGTTACATTAGAGGAGAATGTATTCTGATATCCAGAGTTAATGCTATCTACCTCTGGACTATCCATTCTTGTCTTCAGATCGCTAACAATTAGCCAATCGATATCACTAACAGGATTACTATTTTGGGCATTACTATCCAGACTGTCTGATCCAGTATTTTTTTGGTTAGTAGAGCGTTCAATTGGCTCATCTAAACCTAGCGATCGCAGCCATTCTACATCTTCTAAATCATCATCACCTAACTGATTATTAAATGCTTGAGGAGTGGGGGATGATGGTAAATTTTTGGCATCTTGCTGAGGTTGCTGCTTTGACTGAGAAGATCCGCCAATTCGCGTACTAAGATCGGACATAATCATCCAATCAACACTCGCCGCATCAGCATCTACTGATTGCCGATTATGTTCTGGCTCATTAGCGCCTTGACCTTTTTGGGGGATATTTCTATTAGAAGCCATGAATCAATCCTCAGCATTATTTTCAGACTTGCACCGCTAGGTACTTTTAGTTTTAGCTCACAAGTTTTAGCTCACAAATTGCTAGCTATTATTTTTATTGCATCAAACTATAGCTTATCAATAACATTAATGTGATTTCAAGAAACTTAATATGTTTCCTCTGCCTAAATAGTTATACAAAAGTTAGACATCAGTTAACTATAGATTTGTCGATGTAAATGATTTATTAGCGAATAAACTGACCAATTTTAGTAGCAGCTTCTCGTAAAACTTCAGGGGAATGGACTAAAGCAAATCGCACATAGCCTTCACCATGTTTGCCAAAACCTGCTCCAGGGGAGAGTGCAACTCCAGTTTTAGCAATCAAATCAAGACAGAAGTTGACGGAATCATGGGCATAGCGATCTGGTAATTTCGCCCAGAGGTACATGGTGGCAGTCGGTGTGGGGACTGTCCAGCCGATCTCTTTGAGGGCATCGATCATGACATCACGGCGCTCTTGAAATGTTGTGACTACGCGATCAATTGGTGCGCGATCGCCTGCTAGAGCTTTGATGGCTCCCCTCATGATTCCTTGGTATTGATTGAAATCGACCACAGCTTTGATTTGGCGTAGAGCCTTGATCAGTTCGCGATTACCAACAGCAAAACCAACACGGAACCCCCCCATGTTATAGGACTTAGACATAGTGAAAAATTCGATAGAGACTTGGCGATCGCGATCAGCTTGCAAGATTGAAGGCTGGGCTGAGCGATCAAATACGAGATCGACATAGGGGAAATCATGAACTAGTGCGAGATTATGCTGTTGGCAAAAGTTAACCGCCGACTGGAAAAACTCTAAAGAAGCGGTTGCTGTTGTGGGATTGTGGGGATAGCTCAATACCATCATTTTCGACTGGGCTAATACTGCCGATGGAATATCAGCAAATATTGGCAAAAAGTTATTTTCGGCAAGTAAGGGCATTCCATATACTTGACCGCTTGCCATGTGAATCCCGCCATAGTGGGAGGGATAGCCGGGGTCTTGCAAGATGGCAAAATCATTAGGGTTTAGTAAGGCTAATGGTAAATGGGCTGTTCCTTCCTGTGAGCCAATAAGTGGCAATACTTCTGTTTCAGGATCGACAGTTACTCCAAATCGTTGTTGGATCCATCCTGCTGCGGCTTCCCGAAAGCCTAATGTACTGCCAAACAGAGAATAGCCGTGAGTACTAGTATCGTTTAATGCTTCAGCGATCGCCTCTAAAATAAATTTATCAGTGGGTAAGTCCGATGAACCCAACGATAGATCAATTACTTGTTTACCTGATGCTTTGACGCGACTTTTGGCGTTGTCCATATCGGCAAACACATTGGACTGGAGAGGCTGAAGGCGATCTGCAAATTGCATAGTATAGAAAAAATTATGATACAAACAATTTTACGCCAACTCCCCGATAAGAAAGGCTGCAACTGGACACACCACACTTTCAGGGGATTGCGATAACATAGAGACAGTTGTCGAAATTATCTGGAGCAAAGCAATGGTTTGTTGTAGCGCAAAAGCCAAACTGGCTAAGGCGGTAAAGTTACACCGCAATTTTCATTTCAAAACAGGACTACTGCTCGATCAAGGCGTACGTCTATTTGGCGTGCATAAATTTCCTCTGACCAAACCCCTATATAAAGCAGTCAAAGTAGCTGGTTACACTAACGTTTCCCTTGCGAGTATTGCGCTTGTCTTGCTAGAAGACTAATATTGCCCTTAGCACGTTTCTTATATAGGAATTTTTCACATGATTACATTGACTGATGCCGCGATCGCGCGTGTAAAAAATCTTCAGAGCCAGCGTGCCACCACTGCACCACTACGTTTAGGTATTAAGCAGGGTGGTTGTTCGGGTTTGTCTTATTTAATGGACTTTGTTGATCAACTCGAAGCCGATGACAATCAATACGAATACAATGGCGTAAAAATTGTGATCAACAACAGCAATTTACCCCAGTTGCAAGGGCTAGAACTTGACTATACCGAAGACCTCTTAGGCGGCGGGTTCCGTTTCCGCAATCCTAATGCTAGCAAGTCTTGCAGTTGTGGAACTTCCTTTGCCACTCCCAAAGAACTTGGCGCACCTGTAGCTTGTAGCTAATTCCCTCTCAAAAAAGAAGCCTCGCAATGCGAGGTTTCTTTTCTAAGTAATTTGTTGAATATTTTCTTCCCAATGTCTGCCATTAAAAGGCACGATTTCAAAGAGAGACATTGCATCACCATCTAGACAGCGTACATTTACATCGTAATCGTTAGGATGCGATCGCGGACGGTAAAAAGGATGAATGCCACAGGTTTTACAAAAATGATGCTTCGCAATTCCTGTGTTAAAGGTGTAAGTCGATAAATGATCGTTACCCTGCAATAGCTCAAAGTCTTCAGGGGGAACAATCAAATGTAGGATTCCCTTTTTCTGACAAATTGAACAATTGCAATCGAGAGCTTTGTAGTTGCTCACGCTCACTTGAAAGCGAATCGCTCCACAGTGACAGCCACCTAACATTTTGACTTTTGATGCTGAAGGATGGGATAAGGACATAGTTACTTGATTAGATTGGATGGGATTTCGATCTTGCCTGAATTATAATCATCCCAAGCTCGATACAGTAATTTTGCTCTCTTCTCTCCAGTCTCCTCATAAGCCTGAATCTGAAAACGAAGTAGCTTTTTCAGTAATGGGCGTTTAGATAACTCCAGCAATTCCTGTAATTCTGCTTCTGAAAAATTGGCTTCTAAACGTGACACATACTGAGATTCTACATATTTCCATCCCGCCACTCTTGCAAGAGTATTTTGTAGCCATTCACTAAACTTAGTTCTTGTTCCTGTTCCATAGGCAATATCGACACTGTTCCAAAAATATAGGTCATATTGTTTCCCAATGCCCAGTTCCACCAAAACTTCTCTTGCTAGCTGTCTCTTTGACTTGATCGGAGTGGTAATTTGGGTAGACGATCGCTTATCTTGATTATTGTCAGCATAGGTTGCGATCGCAGGAAATGCCATCCAAGAGATACAAGCTATTAATATCAGAGACGATTTAAAGTTCTTCATAATTGCTCTTAAATTCAAGAATTTAGTTAAGACTTTATGTTGATGAAGTGTAGCCTAAGTAGCTAAGCACCATTAAATATAAAATTAAGATCTAAAACCCTGCAATGTACTTGTAGTGTCTGCCATAGGTTTTTGGGTTTTATATTTAACTGCACCCAGATATTTACTCACAACTTATTTAGTTTTTCTGTGGTACAGATAAATTTTCAAACAGCTTGCTTCGCAAGCTGTTTGAAAATTTATCTGTTTTTTAAGACAGCGCAAAGCGCTGTAGTTACGACATTGTGAGAAGATTGAGCAGTATTAAGTACAGTTATGTTTTGGCTAATAAATCAATCAAGGGATCAATGAGATATTTGCTGCGCCGCTTTTGGGCTTGGTTGGCGATCGCCTTACTCATAGCAATTGCCATGTTTGGTTGTACCAATGGCAAAAATATCAATAACGGGAATAAATTAGGGATAAGCGATCGCACAGAGGAGCGCATCGTTTTAGGTACGACCAGCAAAATCCGTACCCTTGATCCTGCCGATGCTAATGAATTTTTTATAAGTAATGTTTTTTACAATACTCTCGAACGCCTTTACACCTACAAAGAAGGCTCTAATGAGATAGTGCCACAACTAGCGACAGATATGCCCAAAGTTAGTGATGATGGCTTAACTTACACCGTACCCGTGCGGACAGGTATCAAATTTCACGATCGCACCAACTTTAATGCCTATACGATGAAATTCGCCTTAGAGCGATTTATCAATTCCAAGGGGACACCAGCCTATATTTTGGGCGATGTGATCGAATCAATTTCTGCTCCTAACGACACTGAGCTAATTTTCAAACTCAAACAACCTTTACAGTTTTTTCCTAAGTTTTTAGCCTTTACAGGTGCAGCCGCAATTTCGCCTCAGGTCTACAAACATATTAAGAATGAAAAGACAGGTGCGCTGTTATTCCTACCCGACAAATTAGTAGGTACGGGGC containing:
- a CDS encoding pentapeptide repeat-containing protein, giving the protein MASNRNIPQKGQGANEPEHNRQSVDADAASVDWMIMSDLSTRIGGSSQSKQQPQQDAKNLPSSPTPQAFNNQLGDDDLEDVEWLRSLGLDEPIERSTNQKNTGSDSLDSNAQNSNPVSDIDWLIVSDLKTRMDSPEVDSINSGYQNTFSSNVTPQAMDLDGLDGLDSLLDDDLGLDGLEFTGDSDFSELDSLDDLGFGTSESLTSNELQDELDITEGKILGLSEFLDDSLEADNSVNNNWDEILEVTENNDRQFSPPPNLGMIEDSFEVPTQITGFVSNDQSLDLNYDENVDLSSDQLSEFISNEDIQEEPLANDLEISDELLVEDFLAESVEEVAIESFADDQFQDILEEPQDISVHKEVEAINDLVEDLGISLEDGFGEDLGTSLEDGFDEDLGASLDNGFGDFQPIAASEVNTVEDESFWGEANVTNLDAEPVNDNNEDVFASDWQPLTTDTENNIDDSIWDSAASIVVEEVSSTSIDNAFGTFDDVAIAPPTDQSGLDIGLEENVGFDLPSDNDADWSAELEAVIDAETENNSNWDLAPEVEVSSPDADLDSEIANDLQWNVDLETPTIDPDIAVNQDTVWHSELEVENANSHEEWNEELLTELRTEDEVYVEEALTELRTEDEVYNELGWNAELESVGIDHNIDHNVDLLDSYESDLAEGLIAEPTNQNFDFSDNLDEDDFAIANGTYNISPNNLIENTDDAELSNPDSYQPQNLSTTNFQPPENLIDQASEWESFSEAFSGQITDSDFDGDFANYVVKPVEPVQIAPPQNLNNPEDAAYFADLDSMIDDDFDLASFDESGFSESPPIPNDYVSTTLTPSRGAVPPPVDSSSLGVTPPPSITPVNFIPPNNPASNPLPDSLTDGLLNDDYDLEVDLREEALANDLLNGYTDSDAFDNPVPQGESFANTPLQSSPPTSFDMSTIDHDFLDDFDLDSMDTQLTGSDFDSVSPAAISTGLTPPAPPSAPASPIAPSINQDITFPSVGNPPTSPPPPPPFLPPLPPKRSHTQPKASSSSSSSSSLGHQPPSRNRPSNQMRDDDFDNFHSQPNLNKSRKPINPIDEGWSELLDADTVLSGVLKSPTGSPYSDPSGTLPPKVGGNVGASAGRASQGRDRNASSNPKRRDTGLPDFNDLGLEIHDDNTDWSGLLDSGDLSDSITSISSSELPSRIRTAPLAASPRSEISGISETREIPRDRRKTIAGFDSTQARMAATPDQIDFNRFTDDSYDAYGYESQAQPEPATPKKQTKMTMPSVSLESLWQDYLKIPVIGLGAIGSVFLLYVFLNRPIFDIGLRWGIFKDASGKDFTNADFRGAKLDNVDFSKAILTGAKMQDASLVGANFQEANLDGVNFTKANLNRARLIKASVIWAEFNNAQMNLVDLAGADLTLSNFASAKMEGTNLKDAKIGAQGTDKATKFNSKTLLSWQIVNQPLEGRNLADQDLSGLNLSFTSLKRANLSNTKLNYTDLTSTDLRGANLTGSQVNGANWSGAKLAGINLTNVVFDKTKLPKTDEETICPNGKKGPCQF
- a CDS encoding LL-diaminopimelate aminotransferase — translated: MQFADRLQPLQSNVFADMDNAKSRVKASGKQVIDLSLGSSDLPTDKFILEAIAEALNDTSTHGYSLFGSTLGFREAAAGWIQQRFGVTVDPETEVLPLIGSQEGTAHLPLALLNPNDFAILQDPGYPSHYGGIHMASGQVYGMPLLAENNFLPIFADIPSAVLAQSKMMVLSYPHNPTTATASLEFFQSAVNFCQQHNLALVHDFPYVDLVFDRSAQPSILQADRDRQVSIEFFTMSKSYNMGGFRVGFAVGNRELIKALRQIKAVVDFNQYQGIMRGAIKALAGDRAPIDRVVTTFQERRDVMIDALKEIGWTVPTPTATMYLWAKLPDRYAHDSVNFCLDLIAKTGVALSPGAGFGKHGEGYVRFALVHSPEVLREAATKIGQFIR
- a CDS encoding HesB/IscA family protein is translated as MITLTDAAIARVKNLQSQRATTAPLRLGIKQGGCSGLSYLMDFVDQLEADDNQYEYNGVKIVINNSNLPQLQGLELDYTEDLLGGGFRFRNPNASKSCSCGTSFATPKELGAPVACS
- a CDS encoding GFA family protein gives rise to the protein MSLSHPSASKVKMLGGCHCGAIRFQVSVSNYKALDCNCSICQKKGILHLIVPPEDFELLQGNDHLSTYTFNTGIAKHHFCKTCGIHPFYRPRSHPNDYDVNVRCLDGDAMSLFEIVPFNGRHWEENIQQIT